TTAGCATTGACAAAGTATAGCTTCTCAGGTACCCCTGGATGGAATGCGAAGCTGTAGATGTTTCCACTCCGTCTTGTGTAATGCGGACGCGGCGTTCCTGTTTGATATACAGAGCCCGGTGACTCCTTCGCGTCTGTATAGTACAAATCCAAAGCCTTAATCGTCTCGTTTGCGAACTCGTTTGTGTAACCGGTCCTTCCCTCAACAGACTGTGCTGGCGTTAACAAGTTCGCCTGCTCCTTCTGCAATCCTGTGATGGCACCGGCTGTAGATGCCACGAAAATTAGAATGATTGCCAGCAGTAGCGCTCGAACTAGCTCGCCCCTTTTTATTATTCCTGGACTGGCGAAAATATTCTCACCTCAGGTTCAATTTTAACGATCGTATATGATGATAACGTCTATTTTAATTTAACTACTTTTTATAGGATGGCACTATGTTGGTGGTCTACCCACCACGTGTGGATAAGTGCAAAAGCAATAGCTTCAGGTGATTCGTAGCCTTCAACCACGCTGTAGGGCGCCGGACAATTATTAACAGGTCCCATGATGTCGATTTCGATGCCGACATTGTTCAAAACAAAGTCGTGTAATTGAATCATCGAATTCGGAGGCATGCGACGCCGTGGAACTCATGTGGTGTTATACCAGTGAACGCTGAAATTCGAGCTCACGACACAATTTACAAAATCTGATTTTATATTGAAATAATAGCAATTAGTTATACTTATATACAAAATTGTCATAACAGGCAAATGGAGGAGCATATGAGAGAATTGGCCTTTGCGCTGGTATTGGTACAATGCATAATGAGCGTAGCCCTGCATGCGGATGCTGCGGAGTATACTCTGGGCATATTTGGTAATGCGAACATGGACTCCATCATTGATGAGCAGGACGTCTCCTATGTCAGAGGCATCATTGATGGGACAAATCCTGTCACGGAGCTTGCTGACGCCACATGTGATGGAAGGATCGATGAGGGAGATATCGAGCAGATACAGAGAATAATTAACGAATCGGAGAACTATCTCATTATCAAGACCTTTACGATCTACGATAAGGCTAAGATTATCAGAGTTCCAATGCCTGTAAGCAAAATAGTGATCCTCAATCTGGCATCTGCAGAGGCAATAAGATGTGTGAATGCAGAAGAGCTGGTTACAGGCGTCGGGACTTCGGTTGTGGAAGGGACCAACAAGGAGTTTTTCGGTGAGCTTAGCAGCCGGCCGACAGTGGGCAAGTGGAGCGAGCCGGATGTGGAGAGCATAATCCGACTCCGTCCCGACGTTGTGATCGCTGATCTGAGGTTCCCGAATACCGAGTTGCTGGAAGATAAGCTGAACTCATCTGGAATTGTTGTCGTTCGCATGGGGTTTACATATCCAGACTACTTCCAGTCCGAGATGATGACGCTGGGATATATGCTGAACCGAAAGTCCGAGGCAGAGGATCTGATCGATTTTGTATACAGATATGTGGATCTCATTGAGGGCAGGGTAGCATCAGTTCCCGCAGATGAGAGGCCGAGGGTTTATCCCATTTACTCACCGAGCGATTTCTGGAAGACTGGATCGAACGGATCGATTGTGGATATGCTCTGCGGGCTTGCCGGTGGAAGGAACATAGCTCATGAGCTGAAGGGAGGAACCGGTGGCATGTATCCTGCCGTCGATCCGGAGTGGGTTATAAAAGAAGATCCAGAGATCATCTTCACCTGGAGTTCTCCGGGTGGATATACCGTTTCAAATGACACAGAGATGAGGAATGTCTGGAACAGCATCGTCAAATCTCCTGAGCTGTCTCAGGTAAGTGCAGTGAAGAACAAAAGAGTGTAT
This Methanothrix sp. DNA region includes the following protein-coding sequences:
- a CDS encoding ABC transporter substrate-binding protein; amino-acid sequence: MRELAFALVLVQCIMSVALHADAAEYTLGIFGNANMDSIIDEQDVSYVRGIIDGTNPVTELADATCDGRIDEGDIEQIQRIINESENYLIIKTFTIYDKAKIIRVPMPVSKIVILNLASAEAIRCVNAEELVTGVGTSVVEGTNKEFFGELSSRPTVGKWSEPDVESIIRLRPDVVIADLRFPNTELLEDKLNSSGIVVVRMGFTYPDYFQSEMMTLGYMLNRKSEAEDLIDFVYRYVDLIEGRVASVPADERPRVYPIYSPSDFWKTGSNGSIVDMLCGLAGGRNIAHELKGGTGGMYPAVDPEWVIKEDPEIIFTWSSPGGYTVSNDTEMRNVWNSIVKSPELSQVSAVKNKRVYLLTTDVTSRPRWFVGLAYLAKWFYPENFKDLDPEEIHKEYLERYQNVRYQGVFVYPK